The window TGCGCGGGAGAGCGCAGCTTTCACGTTATTGGCTGCCGTCTCAATCTCTGGATTATCCGCAACCTGCGCCGTGCCAGTGCGCCACCAGGATTCATAGCCGTGCGTCATGGTCTTCGGCAGCACTTTGATATCAAGCAGCACCGGTCCTGTATGCTGGCGTGATTCCACCAGCGCCTGTCTAAGCGAGGCTTCGTCATGCACTCGCCACGCTTTACAGCCGTAGCTTTCCGCGTTCTTGGCGAAATCGACCGGAATAAGTGCACCGCGCAGCTGCCCCGATTCCGCATCGCGGTAGCGGTTTTCCGTACAGAAGCTCCCCATTCCCTGACTCATTTGCAGGTTGTTGATACAGCCGAAGCCCGCGTTGTCGAACAGCAGCACGGTGATTTTAATGCCTTCCTGTACCGCCGTTTGCAGTTCGGTGTGGAGCATCAAGTAGGAGCCGTCACCAACCATCGCATAGACGGGCTGTTGCGGCACCGCAAGCCGCGCGCCAATTGCCGCCGCAATCTCGTACCCCATGCAGGAGTAACCATATTCCAGATGATAGCTGTCCGGCGTTTTCACCTGCCACACGCGCTGTAGATCGCCCGGTAACGACCCTGCCGCGCCAACGACAACCGCGTTATCCTCCAGTTCATCATTCAGGATCCCCAGTACGCGCGTTTGCGTCAGGTGGGTATTCAACGTCTGGCGATATTCATCCAGCTTGTCTTCCAGACCATCCACCACTTCCGGCACCAGTTCACCTTTATCCTGCACGGTAAACAGCCGCTGTAGCTCGCGTTCCCATTCCGCACGCGCCTGTTCGACAGCCTGCTGCCAGCCGCTACGATAGGACGCCGTCGCCAGCCGTTCGGCCAGCGCTTGTAGCCCGACGCGCGCGTCGGCAATCAGGGGCAGCGCATCCAGTTTTAGCGCATCAAATTCGGCAACGTTAAGCAGTAAAAATTCTACGTTCGGGTTCTGAAACAGCGACTTGGAACCGGTGGTAAAATCGGTTAAACGCGTCCCGACGCCAATCACCAGATCCGCTTCTTGCGCCAGCCGATTCGCCGCCAGCCCGCCGGTCACACCGATACCACCGCAGTTCAGCGGATGTGAGGAAACAATCACACCTTTGCCCGCCTGCGTTTCACCAAACGGAATCGCAAACTGCTCGGCAAACTGAGCCAGCGCATCATGTGCGCCGGAATAACGAACGCCACCGCCGCAAATCAGCATCGGGCGGCGCTTTCTGGCAATCAGCGCTGCCGCTTCCTCCAGCCGTGCCGCATCTGGCGGGCGACGTTCGAGGTGATGGACACGCTTGCGGAAGAACGATGTCGGATAATCCCAGACTTCCGCCTGCACATCCTGCGGTAAACACAGCGTTACCGCGCCGGTATCGGCCGGATCGGTCAGCACGCGCATGGCGTTAATCAGCGCACTCATCAGTTGCTCAGGGCGATTAATGCGATCCCAGTAGCGAGAAACCGGTTTAAAGCAGTCATTGGTGCTGATCGACAGATCGTGATATTGCTCGACCTGCTGCAACACCGGATCCGGCTGGCGGCAGGCGAAGAGATCGCCGGGCAACAGCAGCACCGGAATACGGTTGGCGGTCGCGGTCGCCGCGGCGGTCACCATATTTGCCGCCCCCGGCCCCACCGACGAGGTCACCGCATAAATTTTCCGCCGCTTGTGCTGTTTAGCGAACCCAACGGCGATGTGCGCCATTCCCTGTTCGTTGCACCCTTGATGCACAGTGAGGCGGTTCGCCTCCTGCTCCAGCGCCTGACCGATGCCCAACACATTACCGTGACCAAAAATGGTCATGACGCCCTGCACAAAAGGGGATTCTTCACCGTCTACGCTGATGTATTGCTGGTTGAGAAAACGGACCAGCGCTTGCGCCATGGTGATGCGACACGTATCCATTGATCTACTCCTTAAATAAGGATCTGATTTCTATAATGAAATATGTATATTCAGCGAGCATTTCGTGCGCGAAAATTTAGCCATTCTTATGCTACGTTGCAGCACGCGCCCGACTCAGGGCGCTCAATCGCCGCCGCCCTGAGAACCCAGGCTTATGGCGATAAATTATGCCGCTACGCGGGCCCTTCGGTATGTGTCACCGTCATCCGAACCGCCAGTGACGCGATTACTCGCCCCATAAACGGGGCTCGCCCTGCGGGCCAGCACAAGTGCTGTTCAAAAACGTCATTGACGTTTTTGTCATCCGCGGCACTGGCTTTCGCGACATCCCTGTCGCTCCTTCGGCGGTGCACCTACCT is drawn from Pectobacterium aroidearum and contains these coding sequences:
- the iolD gene encoding 3D-(3,5/4)-trihydroxycyclohexane-1,2-dione acylhydrolase (decyclizing), coding for MDTCRITMAQALVRFLNQQYISVDGEESPFVQGVMTIFGHGNVLGIGQALEQEANRLTVHQGCNEQGMAHIAVGFAKQHKRRKIYAVTSSVGPGAANMVTAAATATANRIPVLLLPGDLFACRQPDPVLQQVEQYHDLSISTNDCFKPVSRYWDRINRPEQLMSALINAMRVLTDPADTGAVTLCLPQDVQAEVWDYPTSFFRKRVHHLERRPPDAARLEEAAALIARKRRPMLICGGGVRYSGAHDALAQFAEQFAIPFGETQAGKGVIVSSHPLNCGGIGVTGGLAANRLAQEADLVIGVGTRLTDFTTGSKSLFQNPNVEFLLLNVAEFDALKLDALPLIADARVGLQALAERLATASYRSGWQQAVEQARAEWERELQRLFTVQDKGELVPEVVDGLEDKLDEYRQTLNTHLTQTRVLGILNDELEDNAVVVGAAGSLPGDLQRVWQVKTPDSYHLEYGYSCMGYEIAAAIGARLAVPQQPVYAMVGDGSYLMLHTELQTAVQEGIKITVLLFDNAGFGCINNLQMSQGMGSFCTENRYRDAESGQLRGALIPVDFAKNAESYGCKAWRVHDEASLRQALVESRQHTGPVLLDIKVLPKTMTHGYESWWRTGTAQVADNPEIETAANNVKAALSRARQY